The nucleotide sequence TATTTGCTGGATGCTACTGGATTTTACTCTCTAGGACTCCATGCTCTGGGTATTCATGTTTGTCGGGCTACAGGACAGGAACTGGTATGTCTGTAGACAGTTTCTTGTTAGTATCTCTCTTGGTCTTGAAGGTGTTTTTAGTTGGTATCAGAAGTATGAATCCTTTGGAGTATTTGTAATGCCTGGGCGATTAAATATTTGAATACTTGTAAGGTAGCAGTGAATCAGAATGAATTCAAAGAACTTTTAGATATCCTAGCATGAAATGCTGAAGGATTAATGAATTAATGGTGTAACTGACTCAATATGTTGGTGCCGAATTTTATTGTGTCTGAGCATCTAAATGTGTTACAAGTGATGTGAAAGCTCTGTATCTGAATAATCAATTGGATAATGTAATTTTCTGATGTGTGCAAGTTCCTTTAGGAAACTAAAACATTGTGGATAATTCGGTTGAGAACTTTAGCTCTTTTCTGGTTTGATTATGGTTCTCATGCTTACCTTATACAAGAAAAAGTTGCTCTTAAGGATGCAGTGCTTTGAGGCACGTCCTTCATATTACCTTGAATCACTGGGTATAAGTTTCAATTTATATTTGTAGCTATCCAATTATGTCTTAAACAGTTGATCTTATTTATTAGGTAATTCCTCTTTTATAAAATTTGGTTATATATGATTTTCCTTTATGTTATGTCAAGGTAGATGGATTCTTCTTCTAGGATTTCTAAAATAAGAAGCCGTGAACGAGAGAGACTTCGGGGGCCCCCTTGGCTAAAGGTTGGTGTTCATCCCGTAAATCTCTTTTCTGTGTTCCTATTCTGATTCTcgtccttttattttctttttttcggGGGAGGGAAAGATATTTGGAGCAGCATGTTATGCTAGTTGGGACTATGTGTATCCcctttttgcttttctttcttggtattaattaattttacttcTTAGTTGAGGTACGGGGACTTGTCCCGAAAAATAATGGAGGTGCCCTGTCTCTTTAGTGTTTCAtactttttcatttaaaattatcTTCACAGCCAATATTCTGACCTTTATTCTCTGAATACATTTAACATTTCAGGCAGTACAAAGGGCTTTACTAAGTTGTGCGTATGGAGTTCTTGACTATGCTCAAACTGGCCTGATTGCGGCAGTGTTTTTCTTTAAAGTAAGTGTTGTTTAGCTCACGCTCTGCAGCTTTTCTGTATTGTTCCTTTAGAGAGATTATTTTTCTTCTCCAGTTTTGTTGTGCTCATATATCGatgctataaatatatttaagttTTTGCTGTCAATGTACTCAGATGATGGAGTGGTGGTACCAGTCAGCAGAAGAAAGGATGTCAGCTCCAACTGTTTATCCACCTCCACCTCCTCCTCCGCCTCCAAAGGTGAGTTCATTTTCATTTGGGATGGAGAGGACTAGTCTTGCAATTTGCTAATCTGGAATAtgtaaaagataattttaacaGCCATATTGCTcccatttttatttgttcatgaTTCTTATTGGGTGAGAAAATACACTTGGTACTTGGTGGCAAATATATGTTTAGCTGAAAAGTGTCATATGATACATGGTTTTTGGCTTTTTCAATCAACCATAATTCCGAAACTTTAATCTGCGGTCACTCATCTCCGACTTATCATTTACATCAATCCATTTAAGCAGTTTACAGGTGCTGGAGTTAAGGATCTAGTATGAATATGAGTTATATGTGACACGGTCGTACAATATACTGTGCATTCTGTATGGGAGAGCATCATTGTACCTATTTTAAATGATTGCACTTGGCCAATAAAGTCTTTGTTTATATAAAGCTCACTTGCTTTGCATTCTATACATAGTTTGTAGAAATTAGTGCCGGTATCTAAGCCAGTTACCAATGGGAAGCGCGCAAGATGGTGAGTGGTGACAGACCATGATTTGTCTAAGTCCTCAACTAGCAATTTAGTGTGTACCTCCTTTGGGAAGTAACAACGTTTACAAACCATTTTCTGTTTTGGTGAAATATGGGTCTGgagaaaaattttcaacttttgtcTAATACTTTTTTTATAGTGTGTAGGTTCTGCTACAATGCTTATGCATAACATTTTCAATGTACACAGGTTGCAAAAGAGGGAATTCCACTACCTACAGACAGAACACTGTGTCCTTTGTGCTCACAAAAGCGTGCAAATCCCTCAGTGGTGTCAGTTTCAGGGCTAGTCTTCTGCTATTCCTGTGTTTTCAGATATGTCTCTCAGGTGAAATTCCAGAATCAGTTGATAGAATTCATCTGGGAAACTAAATCATAATGGCAATGTTAAATTGTTTCTTTGTCGTTAATATTGCAATAATTTCTCGCTCTGCTAATTGCTAAATCGTAAAGTACAATGATTTCATTTTCCGGCAAAGGGAAGTTTTAGAGCGATTAGAGTCCGACATTGATCGGGAAATGGACTGGTGGTCTggttatatggacttgggtaaacCTCCCCTCATGTGTTAGTTTTTGGGGttgaattatgcccatgtgtcGTATCTTTACCCATAGAGCCAGGTCCATCTCTGTTTGGGCTCCATTCCATGCTCTAGATGGGCCTGGGCGAgccatgagctagcttttgggttaAGTTAGGTTCAAGTGTCATATCATTGTCAAAGAGCTATTTCCATGACTACATACCACTACTCCTTGTCGCTGGCTGCTAGTAGAATAGGGAGCTGATTCGTCTAGGCTTAGTCTTGATTCCTTCTCTTTTCCTAAATGAAATTCAACTTACATATACTAGTATGAAAGATGAATCAATGTACTTCAACCGGCAAGTAAACACTCCCAACTTTGCTAGTGcacatctagacacctcaacTTGGTCTCAACTGACAGCTAAACACTCCAACTTGACTCCACTGCGTCTCATGCACACCCAACGCTGACCTGGTACCTAAATTTTGGAAGTGTCTAGATgatcattttgtaagttggagTATTCAACTGACGCAATGGAGACGAGTTGAGGTGTCTGTCTATACGTGCACTTTCAAAGTTAGTAGTGCTTATCGCCAGCCGAGGCCAAACTCGAGTCTCTGTATTATGCCATTCTTTTACCCTGTCAATGCATAGAGGTTAAACTCTTTGTGTCTTTTTGTAATTTCATGCTCTATTTTCTTTCGATGCAGTATAAGCGATGCCCTGTGACGTTGATGCCTGCAACTGTGGATCATATCAGAagattatttcatgatgtttaaTTTCTGCCCAGAAACTATGATCTAAAATGAGATTATAAGTGAGACCTTTTTTCACCAAGGTCCAAATCATGGCATTGCCTTGCAGCAAAGTGTAGCTGAGTGTATTCTACTTTTGCACAATTGTTGTAGTTCAAACTTTAGAATGcaaataataagaagaatagaaaaagaaacttATTCATATCTGGTGTTTACagtattttttttgcttttacaTAGATTTTCTTTGAGATTCTAATTTCCTTTTGTAGAAGATGCAATGGCATATTATTAAGTAATagacattataaaaaaatacacaCTTAATTTTGGTCTCAATTAATAAGTAATCACTCTCGTATGTATGTACATTTAGATATCTCAACTTGGTTTCAATTGCTAACTGTAAACTCTAACTCGGACATGATATATAAATGTGCCTCTTAACTTGGGCCTCTTTGGACATTTATGCTCTTCAACTTTGGCTGTGTACGAGTAGACATTTAAATCTGTATAAAGTTGAATGTGTAGACATACACATCCTGCATGGCATAATACAAATCCATGTGAGTGTATTTCACGTGTATTGTCACGTTGGATGTCATGTCGGATTCGTATTTCTCTTTATTAGTAAAATTGCTTATTTACTATAAGGATATCTCATGAGGTGGATATCAcatgggattattttatcccttcctccATACGAGATAGtaatttcatcattttgataCAAATAGTGAAATAAAATGTTCTGTGATTGAGTAATTCCTTCTACCAAATATGAGATAAAGTTCACCAAAAATGAGATAAAGTTAATCCCGAACTTTATCTcagaattatttttcttgtccatTCCACCAAAAGAGTTATGCCATCCATCTTGCTTCTTATTTAATTACGCTTTGGTCTACTTGTCTTTATCTTGagtcaggggtctatcggaaacaacctctctacttctttgaggtagcagtatggattgcgtacactctaccctccccagatcccacttggtgggaatacactgggtttgttgttgttgttgattctaCCAAAAGATCACTAGGACTCTCGCTATGTACGAGATCTGGAGAAGAATTGAACCATAAGGATCTATTATACACAACGTCAACTTCCATTAAAGTGATGGTTCTACAGCTTGAACTCGTGCACTCTTAATTACAcaacaacaactttatcagttactccaagaTCCGAccaatatatgaaataaaaaaaggggtgtgatatgGGAGTCATCACTAGACTAGTCCACTGCCCCCACCCCCAGCCCCCACCATAAgtagcccagtgcactaaagctaggACTGAATCATAAGGATCTATTAGATGCAATCTCAACTTATATTTCTGCGAAACGCTTTCTACAGCCTGAACTCGTGATCTCCTAATCACGTGATAACAACTTCACTCGTAACTCCAAAATCCCGATCAATATATAaagcaaccaaaaaaaaaaaagagtaatatgGGAGTAATCACTAGACTAGTCCACTACcacccaaccccaaccccaaccccattTTAAGCCACCCAATGCACTAAAGCTCTTGCTACGTACAAGTATTATTTTTATGACTTGATCTCATAACCTCCTAATCACGTAACAATAACTTTACCAAGATGGTACTATGtatcaagaagaaaaaaaaagagtaatcaCTAGTACCCCCAGCCCCCAACCCTTATATAACCCCCATAAACCCTCAAACCCTCCCAACAATcaccaaccaaaaaaaaaaaagcttcattACAATGGCCTCCAAAATCACCAGATCTCTCTACACTTCTCGCTTTCTCTCTTCTTCCCTTCGCTTCCTCTCCTCCACCTCCTCCTCCTCATCACCGTCCATTTCTCACACTCCTATCTCCACCGTCCGATCTTCATTTCTCTTCTCCCACTCTCTTTACCCTAATTTCCCAAAACCGTTCAGTTTTAACCCGGTCCGGTTCCGTATGAACCGGTCCGGTGGTAACTCCCCGTACACTCCAGGAACCGGTGACCGTGCTCCGACTGAAATGGCGCCGTTGTTTCCCGGTTGCGATTATGAGCATTGGCTTATTGTTATGGATAAACCCGGCGGCGAAGGAGCTAGTAAACAGCAAATGATTGATTGTTATGTTCAAACACTAGCTAAAGTTGTCGGGAGGTAATGGGATTATACTCTTATCACActttgtttttattgttgttacgtatcatttcatgatgtatcGTGTTGTATTATATTGTACTGTATATAGATTGTATCATTTCCATATTGTATTGTATTAGATTGTACAGTATATGGATTGTATCATTTTGGTGAAGGTGCTCATAAACAGCAATTGGTTGATTGTTATGTTAAAACCCTAGCTAAAGTTGTCGGGAGATAATGATTAAGTATACTCTTATCACACTTTATTTGTGTTAAATATTGTTAgaattattgtattatattgtgcTGTATATAGATTGTCTCATTTtcatattgtattgtattgtgttgtattaTATGTGGGTTTTATCATTTCCGTataatattgtattatattgaAGGGGAgctttggagtaactggtaaaattgTTGTCATATGACCTttaggtcacgggttcaagccttggaaatagtctcttgcaaaaatgcaaagcaaggtaaggctgtgtacattaaacccttgtggtggggcccttccccagaACCCACGCACA is from Capsicum annuum cultivar UCD-10X-F1 chromosome 5, UCD10Xv1.1, whole genome shotgun sequence and encodes:
- the LOC107871350 gene encoding multiple organellar RNA editing factor 2, chloroplastic; this translates as MASKITRSLYTSRFLSSSLRFLSSTSSSSSPSISHTPISTVRSSFLFSHSLYPNFPKPFSFNPVRFRMNRSGGNSPYTPGTGDRAPTEMAPLFPGCDYEHWLIVMDKPGGEGASKQQMIDCYVQTLAKVVGSEEEAIKKIYNVSCERYFGFGCEVDEETSNKMEGLPGVLFVLPDSYVDPEYKDYGAELFVNGQIVQRSPERQRRVEPVPQRNDRIRPNRFNRRRDNMR